In a genomic window of Natronospira bacteriovora:
- a CDS encoding FixH family protein translates to MKAANRDSAKPAPAWRQFWFWFVLAPPMASIVVGLSLLYTAVTQGDDKVVDNYYQAGRAIHKDFALERRAGELGLEASFVVGRADGQITVHLQGGDDTPERLKLYLSHATHARRDRRLELEADGTGLYRGHIGKPVIGRHYVRLEPMEGDWRLASALDVHEDHLEIHPTRDQNGDRRAPSHPDLRWNPEDI, encoded by the coding sequence ATGAAAGCCGCAAACAGGGATTCCGCAAAGCCGGCACCGGCCTGGCGCCAGTTCTGGTTCTGGTTCGTCCTTGCGCCCCCCATGGCCTCCATTGTCGTTGGCCTCAGCCTCTTGTACACGGCGGTCACCCAGGGCGACGACAAGGTGGTGGACAACTATTATCAGGCCGGACGCGCCATCCACAAGGATTTCGCTCTGGAACGGCGGGCCGGTGAGCTGGGACTGGAAGCCAGTTTCGTGGTGGGTCGTGCCGACGGCCAGATCACGGTTCATCTGCAGGGCGGTGACGACACCCCCGAGCGTCTCAAACTCTATCTCTCCCATGCCACCCACGCACGCCGTGACCGCAGGCTGGAATTGGAAGCCGATGGCACGGGGCTGTATCGCGGTCACATCGGCAAGCCGGTCATCGGTCGGCATTATGTGCGTCTGGAACCGATGGAAGGCGACTGGCGGCTGGCCTCGGCCCTGGATGTGCACGAGGATCATCTGGAGATTCACCCGACCCGTGACCAGAACGGAGATCGGCGCGCACCAAGCCACCCTGATCTGCGCTGGAACCCTGAGGATATCTGA